A stretch of the Oceanicola sp. D3 genome encodes the following:
- a CDS encoding MBL fold metallo-hydrolase, protein MTQTRRTFLATAAASAGAITILPYAARAEAHGGDMFETDGGSITIHPVDHASFVMETPAGTIYVDPVGDAAAYADFPKPDLILVTHEHGDHFNAETLAALKGEAHLITNPAVAEKLADMAPEEVLANGDSTEWNGVAIDAIPAYNTTEERLNFHPQGRDNGYVLTIDGFRTYISGDTEDIPEMRALEDIDLAFVCMNLPFTMTAQAAASAVKEFAPSYVYPYHYRGRDGGTQDPEAFAAMVADTAEVKFGNWYDEMET, encoded by the coding sequence ATGACACAGACCAGACGCACCTTTCTGGCCACCGCCGCAGCAAGCGCCGGGGCCATCACCATCCTGCCCTATGCCGCCCGCGCCGAGGCCCACGGTGGCGACATGTTCGAAACCGATGGCGGCAGCATCACCATCCATCCGGTCGATCACGCCAGCTTTGTGATGGAGACGCCTGCGGGCACCATCTATGTCGATCCGGTGGGCGACGCGGCGGCCTATGCCGACTTTCCCAAGCCCGATCTGATCCTCGTCACCCATGAGCACGGCGACCACTTCAACGCCGAGACCCTTGCGGCGCTGAAGGGCGAGGCACATCTCATCACCAACCCTGCGGTGGCCGAGAAGCTTGCCGATATGGCGCCGGAAGAGGTGCTGGCCAATGGTGACAGCACCGAGTGGAACGGCGTCGCGATTGATGCGATCCCGGCCTACAACACCACCGAGGAGCGGCTGAACTTTCACCCGCAGGGGCGTGACAACGGCTATGTGCTGACCATCGACGGCTTCCGCACCTATATTTCGGGCGACACCGAAGACATCCCCGAGATGCGCGCGCTGGAAGACATCGACCTCGCCTTCGTCTGCATGAACCTGCCCTTCACCATGACGGCACAGGCGGCGGCGAGTGCGGTGAAGGAGTTCGCCCCGAGCTACGTCTATCCCTACCACTACCGGGGCCGGGATGGTGGCACGCAGGATCCCGAGGCCTTTGCCGCGATGGTGGCCGATACCGCCGAAGTGAAGTTTGGCAATTGGTATGACGAGATGGAAACCTGA